A genomic segment from SAR324 cluster bacterium encodes:
- a CDS encoding response regulator, whose translation MLNALTKLSSRMLIVLMVGLFLGSCQRESEGNSIRPLVKYYLDQEQGLQPRQLLQQPTMLNDWTPSEFNQMAWRHGNAWFFVEIPKKQTPSVLEFQTRNLIEFQAFLVTQGQAIQPLPPSTTTFSEHYSFQLSDQSAAVLILVKQQHGGIIQGFTLFEPEAFEDHYQLRILAVGLVMGLFLLSFLLTALVGLSQNQFWLLIVIINGLFGLLLEKKIYLLMGLSVGSEVYLKLFGIQLAVNSIAYLKIISYETGLVKIRFQNHIQNVLIISIVIFLALGFLAFTQQSILHSVNNPFQFIVLGFILVYFYCVMALISVWKRRSHLQEFTVVFTVIYALPMLSNMAVKGILPPVFDAWDGNYRAVIPLILSIILYKDRELRLRRLTHLLEIQNRNKDLFLARTSHELRTPLAGMIGMCESILEKKAGLAATLIRKLEVAVSSGRRMNQLIGDITDFTNMRDGKLKLERHPANFSQIFQTMLPLVHPAIERKKLNLKAQIPDNLPKINVDENRIQQVLFNLINNAIKYTQVGEIRLEAKLTDSEVFVIIEDTGIGIPKVELKTIEKDYERATNVDNISGMGLGLSLSKHIIELHHGRLQISSRLGEGTLVSFTLPLVSSSEVLSLEEKNEQPPIDEAEVVDTLPNHSEEQIFKGKAKVVIVDDEDLNVEIFINFLESLDLEIINYSNGSSMLENLTTDEPDLLILDLMMPDLDGYAAIEQIRSEYSSDELPILVVTANEQERLTHKSLTLGANDYLIKPVMAVELRMRVKAQLSLCQQLQMQDSLTELEHQRISLIQEHVRMEKLFDTVDTALVVTDEQDRIILINQGFEKRSGLVGSELLQQHLDGFFQNAISNLPRPSVSQQILTSNDKEEWPCQLSVHSLDFAGKREWVWTLSELSAAKNITDQSLDLKNEPQRLLDKSNLDIMRKDLSRLLELTANYYRLATGGTLAELGEQSGYWHITMNGSTPRAYMLERYLDPKRFPKKPNWVPIIKTCNWILENCEEQQPLKGEILQLKRSVEERII comes from the coding sequence ATGCTGAACGCGCTCACCAAACTATCATCGCGGATGTTGATTGTGCTGATGGTCGGACTCTTCCTTGGGTCCTGTCAGAGAGAGTCTGAAGGCAACAGCATTCGTCCATTGGTCAAGTACTATCTCGATCAGGAGCAAGGCCTTCAGCCCAGGCAACTACTTCAGCAACCCACCATGCTCAACGATTGGACTCCATCCGAATTCAATCAAATGGCATGGCGGCATGGGAATGCCTGGTTCTTCGTGGAAATACCAAAAAAGCAGACCCCAAGTGTTCTAGAATTTCAGACTCGGAACCTGATTGAATTTCAAGCCTTCCTGGTTACTCAAGGTCAGGCAATTCAACCACTACCGCCTTCCACAACAACTTTTTCTGAGCACTATTCCTTCCAGTTGAGTGATCAAAGTGCGGCTGTGCTGATCCTGGTCAAACAGCAACATGGCGGGATCATTCAAGGCTTCACCTTGTTTGAGCCAGAGGCATTTGAAGATCACTATCAACTTCGTATTTTAGCGGTGGGGCTGGTGATGGGTCTGTTTCTACTGAGTTTCCTGCTCACAGCCTTAGTTGGTTTGAGTCAGAACCAGTTTTGGTTGTTGATTGTCATCATCAACGGACTCTTCGGACTGCTGCTGGAAAAAAAGATTTATCTTTTGATGGGACTCTCCGTTGGCTCCGAAGTCTATCTGAAATTGTTTGGTATTCAGCTCGCTGTCAATTCAATCGCTTATCTGAAGATTATTTCCTATGAAACCGGCTTGGTGAAGATTCGGTTTCAAAATCACATCCAGAATGTTCTCATCATTTCCATAGTCATATTTCTAGCGCTGGGCTTCCTAGCCTTTACTCAGCAAAGCATTTTGCATTCTGTCAATAACCCATTTCAGTTCATCGTTCTTGGATTTATTCTCGTCTATTTCTATTGCGTCATGGCTCTGATCTCTGTTTGGAAGAGGAGAAGTCATCTACAAGAATTTACGGTCGTCTTCACCGTAATCTACGCTCTGCCAATGCTCTCCAACATGGCAGTCAAAGGAATTCTTCCACCAGTCTTTGATGCCTGGGATGGAAACTATCGGGCTGTCATTCCGCTGATTCTATCGATCATCCTCTACAAGGACAGGGAGTTGCGGCTGCGTCGCTTGACTCATCTCCTGGAAATTCAAAATCGCAATAAAGACCTGTTTCTAGCACGTACTTCCCACGAACTGCGGACACCACTCGCCGGAATGATTGGTATGTGCGAGAGCATTCTAGAGAAAAAAGCGGGGCTGGCAGCTACGTTGATTCGAAAACTGGAAGTTGCCGTCAGCAGTGGGCGGAGAATGAATCAATTGATCGGGGACATCACTGATTTTACAAACATGCGAGATGGGAAACTGAAGCTGGAGCGGCATCCCGCAAATTTCTCACAGATCTTCCAGACTATGCTTCCCTTGGTCCATCCAGCCATTGAACGCAAGAAACTGAATCTGAAGGCACAGATTCCAGACAACTTGCCTAAAATAAATGTCGATGAGAACCGTATCCAACAGGTCTTGTTCAACCTGATCAACAACGCAATCAAGTACACCCAGGTTGGAGAGATCCGACTCGAAGCCAAACTTACTGATTCAGAAGTTTTCGTGATTATTGAAGATACTGGAATAGGGATACCCAAAGTAGAACTGAAGACAATCGAGAAAGACTATGAACGTGCGACGAATGTTGACAACATCTCTGGGATGGGGCTTGGCCTCAGTCTCTCCAAGCACATCATCGAGTTGCACCATGGAAGACTGCAGATTAGTAGCCGCCTCGGCGAAGGGACCCTTGTTTCGTTCACACTTCCCTTGGTTAGTAGCTCGGAAGTACTTTCTCTTGAAGAAAAGAACGAACAACCCCCAATAGATGAAGCTGAGGTGGTAGACACCTTGCCCAATCATTCTGAAGAGCAAATTTTTAAGGGCAAAGCCAAGGTAGTGATTGTTGATGATGAAGACCTCAATGTTGAAATCTTTATCAATTTTCTGGAAAGTCTGGATCTGGAGATCATCAACTATTCCAATGGCAGCAGCATGCTGGAAAATCTGACAACGGATGAACCCGACCTGCTTATCCTGGACTTGATGATGCCAGATCTGGATGGGTATGCCGCCATAGAACAGATTCGAAGTGAATATTCCTCTGATGAACTACCAATTCTAGTGGTGACCGCGAACGAACAGGAGCGTTTGACTCACAAGTCACTGACCTTGGGAGCCAACGATTACTTGATCAAGCCCGTGATGGCTGTGGAACTACGGATGAGAGTCAAAGCTCAGCTGAGTCTGTGCCAGCAACTGCAAATGCAGGACTCACTCACAGAGTTGGAACATCAACGCATCTCCCTGATTCAAGAACACGTACGGATGGAAAAGCTGTTTGACACTGTCGACACTGCGCTCGTGGTCACAGATGAACAGGACCGGATCATACTTATCAATCAAGGCTTTGAGAAGCGCAGCGGCTTGGTTGGTTCAGAACTGCTGCAACAGCACCTCGATGGCTTCTTTCAAAATGCCATTTCCAACCTACCTCGACCCTCAGTCAGCCAACAGATCCTTACCTCCAACGACAAAGAAGAATGGCCCTGTCAGCTTTCAGTTCATTCACTGGATTTTGCTGGGAAACGTGAATGGGTCTGGACCCTTAGTGAACTTTCTGCAGCAAAAAATATCACAGATCAATCTCTGGATCTCAAAAATGAGCCACAACGACTTTTAGACAAATCGAATCTGGATATAATGCGGAAGGATCTAAGTCGTTTGCTAGAGTTGACTGCGAACTATTATCGGCTGGCTACAGGTGGAACCTTGGCAGAATTGGGAGAACAAAGCGGATATTGGCACATCACAATGAATGGGAGTACTCCGAGGGCCTACATGCTAGAGCGTTACCTCGACCCCAAGCGCTTTCCCAAAAAGCCAAATTGGGTGCCAATCATCAAAACCTGCAACTGGATACTGGAAAACTGTGAGGAGCAGCAACCACTGAAAGGAGAGATCCTTCAGTTAAAGCGGTCTGTTGAGGAGAGAATCATCTGA
- a CDS encoding response regulator: MNIQEVQELISANIVLVAEDEPMLRESLQQMLGYFFAQVDAEADGQEALDQLAENSCGIVLTDLRMWRMSGSQLLQEIR, encoded by the coding sequence ATGAACATTCAGGAAGTACAGGAATTGATCAGTGCCAACATTGTTCTGGTTGCTGAAGATGAACCAATGCTGCGAGAATCTCTACAGCAAATGCTGGGCTACTTCTTTGCGCAAGTAGATGCTGAAGCCGATGGTCAGGAGGCTCTAGATCAGCTGGCTGAAAATAGCTGCGGTATTGTCCTTACCGACTTAAGAATGTGGAGGATGAGTGGTTCCCAATTGCTCCAGGAGATTCGCTAG
- a CDS encoding DUF2225 domain-containing protein — protein sequence MYEISRKQERERRKIVFPARLQVRDLTENVVGLDLAAMGCRVKSRHQINILTKLIFEFYIPSAEEGKYTLGDPIGNVLVRWTKPSHQEGYFIMGLEFGSVPNSNQGINYFLGENHNGLVKTLTCDNSSLKGRYVECFACGHQNIEQYSLKKKSVHIQNNIFGIPTYGEPYPKLDPVDYNLLYLTICPNCNFTAPGDEFFKHSKEDEASFESKVFSDKWTEVRAELSEKYQTLEEGINREERSIEQALLSYELATRTFQTLCDVNPKNGAFVGLLAMIRLRQAQLCITNLKPLNNGKEKAQELLVEAQKDLDENFEKLDEIQSLLAAQLLVATSIYLKDIDVTGKYMKYLDRFDAMEKPAEGSRTAKTLSKVRIAVEDFYKNRHEYQKDQLETFLPQEVKGEQKN from the coding sequence ATGTATGAGATATCTAGAAAGCAAGAAAGAGAGCGTCGAAAAATCGTTTTTCCAGCACGTCTTCAGGTTCGTGATCTGACTGAAAATGTTGTCGGTCTGGATCTTGCCGCAATGGGATGTCGAGTTAAGTCTAGACATCAAATAAATATACTAACTAAATTAATTTTTGAATTCTACATTCCTTCTGCAGAAGAGGGAAAATATACTTTGGGTGATCCAATTGGTAACGTATTAGTAAGATGGACAAAGCCAAGCCACCAAGAAGGGTATTTCATAATGGGCTTAGAATTCGGGTCAGTGCCAAATAGTAATCAAGGTATCAACTATTTCTTAGGAGAGAACCATAATGGACTTGTAAAAACATTGACATGTGACAACTCATCCCTGAAAGGGCGTTATGTAGAGTGTTTTGCTTGTGGCCATCAAAATATTGAACAGTATTCACTCAAGAAAAAATCTGTTCATATCCAAAATAATATTTTTGGAATCCCAACCTACGGTGAACCCTACCCTAAACTTGATCCAGTCGACTATAACTTACTCTACCTAACGATCTGTCCTAACTGTAATTTTACGGCGCCAGGTGATGAATTCTTCAAACACAGTAAAGAAGATGAAGCCTCCTTTGAGTCAAAAGTTTTTTCAGATAAATGGACTGAAGTAAGAGCAGAGTTAAGTGAAAAATACCAAACTCTGGAAGAAGGAATTAACAGAGAAGAAAGATCTATTGAACAGGCTCTGTTGAGTTATGAGTTGGCTACAAGAACTTTTCAAACACTGTGTGATGTTAATCCAAAAAATGGAGCTTTCGTAGGCCTTCTAGCTATGATTCGATTGCGTCAAGCACAATTGTGTATCACTAATCTTAAGCCTTTAAATAATGGAAAAGAAAAAGCTCAAGAACTGCTGGTAGAAGCACAGAAAGATCTTGATGAGAACTTTGAAAAATTAGATGAAATTCAAAGTCTGTTAGCAGCCCAATTGCTCGTAGCAACATCGATATACCTCAAAGATATTGATGTCACTGGAAAATATATGAAGTATCTCGATCGATTTGATGCCATGGAGAAGCCAGCTGAAGGGAGTCGAACTGCAAAAACTCTTTCTAAAGTTAGAATAGCAGTGGAGGACTTTTACAAAAATCGACACGAATATCAAAAAGATCAACTTGAAACCTTTTTACCCCAAGAGGTTAAAGGAGAGCAAAAAAATTGA
- a CDS encoding response regulator encodes MTGTHTCEEALEQAQRAITLKEPYSLTFVDLNLEQNLTGVDVAIHLKQLDPLIEIVIVTAYFDRQDKDYLHRMLGSGNFYVLQKPFKATAIKGLVDSLRLGPSVRLEQMRSPESVSQLET; translated from the coding sequence GTGACAGGAACTCACACTTGTGAAGAAGCACTGGAACAGGCCCAGCGCGCGATAACGTTGAAGGAGCCCTATTCACTCACTTTTGTTGATCTAAACCTTGAACAAAACCTAACAGGAGTTGATGTCGCTATTCACCTGAAACAGCTCGATCCACTAATCGAAATCGTGATCGTCACCGCATATTTTGATCGACAAGACAAAGACTATCTTCATCGGATGCTAGGGAGTGGTAACTTTTATGTCCTGCAAAAACCCTTCAAGGCTACAGCAATCAAAGGATTGGTCGACTCGCTTCGTCTTGGTCCGTCCGTTCGTCTAGAGCAGATGCGTTCTCCTGAATCAGTCTCGCAGCTTGAAACGTAG
- a CDS encoding pentapeptide repeat-containing protein, whose amino-acid sequence MKQEDLQRLKDTGNCPRGNLRGVDLGGASLLEAVLRETDLSQANLRGALLRRAILVQANLREANLQEADLKGADLESVDLYRADLFKAVLEDVDLQDANLDQPDLRKANLVKADMRGANLFRARMQGADLSEADLYRADLEKSDLRDANLYKADLRESNLQGVNLQGANLQGADLEGANLFEADLTEANLEGLSLERTNLESAKFFKTIMPDGQTHTKK is encoded by the coding sequence ATGAAACAAGAAGACCTTCAACGACTGAAAGATACAGGAAATTGTCCCAGAGGGAATCTGCGCGGTGTGGATCTGGGTGGAGCTAGTCTGCTGGAGGCTGTTCTGCGGGAAACCGATCTTTCTCAAGCAAACTTACGCGGGGCTTTGCTCCGTCGAGCCATTCTGGTTCAAGCCAATCTGCGAGAAGCCAACCTGCAAGAAGCCGACTTGAAGGGTGCTGACTTAGAAAGTGTGGATCTCTACCGAGCTGATTTATTCAAGGCGGTTCTTGAAGATGTAGACCTGCAGGATGCAAATCTGGATCAGCCAGATCTCCGAAAAGCAAATCTGGTCAAGGCTGACATGCGAGGAGCCAATCTGTTCAGGGCTAGAATGCAGGGCGCCGATCTTTCTGAAGCTGATCTGTATCGTGCAGATCTGGAGAAAAGCGATTTACGCGATGCCAACCTTTATAAAGCCGACCTGCGGGAATCTAACTTACAAGGAGTAAACTTGCAGGGCGCCAATCTTCAGGGTGCCGATCTGGAAGGAGCCAACCTCTTTGAAGCTGACCTGACGGAAGCAAATTTGGAGGGGCTCAGCTTAGAGCGCACCAACTTGGAATCAGCCAAATTCTTCAAAACCATCATGCCTGATGGGCAAACGCATACCAAAAAGTAG
- a CDS encoding PilZ domain-containing protein, with protein MDRTLIFVDSKHYRGDCRRIQERFEVKGSVKMNFNEQEMVAKLSNLSRGGCRLVANHHCRPQANIYLTFLIPSKIHQKQLQVRSQILARVVRSHHTPHDHYIINIQFRGALLRIHGVDELIEQNLDKKLLDYHV; from the coding sequence ATGGATCGGACACTCATTTTTGTAGACAGCAAACATTACCGAGGTGACTGTCGCAGAATCCAGGAACGCTTCGAAGTGAAAGGCTCAGTGAAAATGAATTTCAATGAGCAGGAGATGGTGGCCAAATTATCAAATTTAAGTAGGGGGGGATGCCGACTTGTCGCAAATCATCATTGCAGGCCTCAAGCTAACATATACCTCACTTTCCTTATACCATCCAAGATCCATCAGAAACAATTACAGGTTCGGTCCCAAATTCTTGCCAGAGTAGTCCGTTCTCATCACACACCACATGACCACTACATCATCAATATCCAATTTCGTGGCGCATTGCTCAGAATCCATGGTGTAGATGAACTGATTGAGCAAAACCTTGATAAAAAACTTTTGGATTATCATGTGTAG